In Mycobacterium gallinarum, a single window of DNA contains:
- a CDS encoding NADH-quinone oxidoreductase subunit C: protein MTEHSNGTGHGPQADIDPPEVIGVRRGMFGAQGSGDTSGYGRLVRSVALPGSSPRPYGGFFDEVVDTLAAALGEDGYAESIERVVVYRDELTLEVRREQLPAVAQALRDDPGLKFELCLGVSGVHYPDDEGRELHAVYPLMSITHNRRIRVEVAAADADPHIPSLYAVYPTVDWHERETYDFFGIIFDGHPALTRIEMPDDWVGHPQRKDYPLGGIPVEYHGAEIPPPDQRRSYN, encoded by the coding sequence GTGACGGAACACAGCAATGGCACCGGTCACGGCCCGCAGGCTGACATCGATCCGCCCGAAGTCATCGGTGTGCGCCGCGGCATGTTCGGCGCCCAGGGCTCCGGTGACACGTCCGGTTATGGCCGCCTCGTCCGCTCCGTCGCGCTGCCGGGCAGTTCGCCACGCCCCTACGGCGGCTTCTTCGACGAGGTGGTCGACACACTGGCCGCGGCACTGGGCGAGGACGGCTACGCGGAGTCGATCGAGCGGGTGGTGGTCTATCGCGATGAGCTGACGCTGGAGGTTCGGCGTGAGCAGCTGCCCGCGGTGGCCCAGGCGCTGCGCGATGATCCCGGCCTGAAGTTCGAACTGTGCCTTGGGGTCAGCGGCGTGCACTACCCGGACGACGAAGGGCGTGAGCTGCACGCGGTGTATCCGCTGATGTCGATCACGCACAACCGTCGCATCCGCGTGGAAGTCGCCGCTGCCGACGCCGACCCCCACATCCCGTCGCTATACGCGGTGTATCCGACCGTCGACTGGCACGAACGCGAAACCTACGACTTCTTCGGCATCATCTTCGACGGCCATCCCGCGCTGACGCGCATCGAGATGCCCGACGACTGGGTAGGCCACCCGCAGCGCAAGGACTACCCGC
- a CDS encoding NuoB/complex I 20 kDa subunit family protein: MGLEEKLPGGIMLSTVEKVAGYIRKGSLWPATFGLACCAIEMMATAGPRFDISRFGMERFSATPRQADLMIVAGRVSQKMAPVLRQIYDQMAEPKWVLAMGVCASSGGMFNNYAIVQGVDHVVPVDIYLPGCPPRPEMLLHAILKLHDKIQEMPLGVHREEAIREAEKAALSVTPTIELKGLLR, from the coding sequence ATGGGACTAGAAGAGAAACTGCCCGGCGGAATCATGCTGTCGACGGTCGAGAAGGTCGCCGGCTACATCCGCAAGGGCTCGCTGTGGCCGGCGACGTTCGGGCTGGCCTGCTGTGCGATCGAGATGATGGCGACCGCGGGCCCGCGGTTCGACATCTCGCGCTTCGGCATGGAGCGCTTCTCGGCGACGCCTCGGCAGGCCGATCTGATGATCGTCGCAGGTCGGGTGAGTCAGAAGATGGCTCCGGTGCTGCGCCAGATCTACGACCAGATGGCCGAGCCCAAGTGGGTGCTGGCGATGGGCGTGTGTGCGTCCTCGGGCGGGATGTTCAATAACTACGCGATTGTGCAGGGCGTCGACCACGTTGTGCCGGTCGACATCTATCTGCCCGGCTGCCCGCCGCGCCCGGAGATGCTGCTGCACGCAATCCTCAAGCTGCACGACAAGATTCAGGAGATGCCACTCGGCGTTCACCGCGAGGAGGCGATTCGCGAAGCCGAGAAGGCAGCCCTGTCGGTCACGCCGACCATCGAGCTCAAGGGTTTGCTGAGGTGA
- a CDS encoding NADH-quinone oxidoreductase subunit A, whose protein sequence is MDLYTPILVLGGIAAVFAVGSVGIALLVGPRRYNQSKLEAYECGIEPVPGLASAHSAGQRFPIKYYLTAMLFIIFDIEIVFLYPWAVAFDNLGLFALVEMLLFMVVVFVAYAYVWRRGGLAWD, encoded by the coding sequence ATGGATTTGTACACCCCGATACTGGTACTCGGCGGAATCGCGGCGGTGTTCGCGGTCGGCTCGGTCGGCATTGCTCTGCTGGTCGGCCCGAGGCGCTACAACCAGTCCAAACTCGAAGCCTACGAGTGCGGCATCGAACCAGTCCCGGGACTGGCCAGTGCCCACTCGGCGGGCCAGCGATTCCCGATCAAGTACTACCTGACCGCGATGTTGTTCATCATCTTCGACATCGAGATCGTCTTCCTCTATCCCTGGGCGGTCGCTTTCGACAATCTCGGACTGTTCGCGCTGGTAGAGATGCTTCTCTTCATGGTGGTGGTGTTCGTCGCCTACGCGTACGTCTGGCGGAGAGGTGGCCTGGCATGGGACTAG
- a CDS encoding Rv3143 family two-component system response regulator, whose translation MVEQSPLRVLVYSDNPRTREQVQLALGKRVHPDLPELTYVEIATGPMVIRQMDEGGFDLVILDGEATPTGGMGIAKQLKDEIADCPPVLVLTGRPDDAWLANWSRAEAAVPHPIDPIRLGDAVVSLLRTPVQ comes from the coding sequence ATGGTCGAGCAATCACCACTTCGGGTCCTTGTCTACAGCGACAATCCCAGGACTCGAGAGCAGGTGCAGCTCGCGCTTGGAAAGCGCGTGCACCCGGACCTGCCGGAGCTGACGTACGTCGAGATCGCCACCGGTCCGATGGTCATCCGACAGATGGACGAGGGCGGTTTCGATCTGGTGATCCTCGATGGCGAGGCCACTCCGACGGGTGGTATGGGAATTGCCAAGCAGCTCAAGGATGAGATCGCCGACTGCCCGCCCGTCCTCGTGCTCACCGGACGCCCCGACGACGCTTGGCTGGCCAACTGGTCGCGCGCCGAGGCCGCTGTCCCCCATCCGATCGACCCGATCCGGCTGGGCGACGCGGTGGTTTCGCTGCTGCGCACACCCGTGCAGTAA
- a CDS encoding YceI family protein, which translates to MASLSEFFSDPASAGTWTAVADQSTVTATSKSLWGVMPVKVRFTEFDAEGQVTAPQTVSGRVDVKAASLRSGIGKRDEHLRSADFFEADKFPDISVVVSSADSVTADTVGLRAQLTIKGTTKPVELKAKVTPVGDGGMRLTTKTTINRQDFGVDGNLMGMITDNVTISGDLVFRRAT; encoded by the coding sequence ATGGCAAGCCTCAGCGAATTTTTCAGCGACCCGGCGTCGGCCGGAACCTGGACCGCCGTCGCAGATCAATCGACCGTCACGGCGACGAGCAAGTCACTCTGGGGTGTGATGCCGGTAAAGGTACGGTTCACCGAGTTCGACGCCGAGGGCCAAGTCACTGCCCCGCAAACGGTTTCCGGCCGCGTCGACGTCAAGGCGGCATCGCTACGCAGCGGCATCGGCAAACGCGACGAGCATCTGCGCTCCGCCGACTTCTTTGAAGCCGACAAGTTTCCAGACATCAGCGTGGTCGTCAGCTCGGCGGATTCGGTGACCGCCGACACCGTCGGACTGCGCGCGCAGCTCACCATCAAGGGCACGACGAAGCCGGTCGAGTTGAAGGCGAAGGTGACGCCCGTCGGCGACGGCGGAATGCGGCTGACGACGAAGACGACCATCAACCGTCAGGACTTCGGAGTCGACGGCAACCTGATGGGGATGATCACCGACAACGTGACGATCTCCGGCGACCTCGTGTTCCGACGCGCAACCTAG
- a CDS encoding nuclear transport factor 2 family protein — translation MSVTESSVLVDVADRLFEAIANSDIVTVKQLFSDEVLVWHSGDTRDSAKDRAARIIDWFINATTSRRYEVLDRQFFDGGFVQQHILHADSRNGTSIHMRVCIVIKVGTAGLITRIDEYFDPAEMAPLLDTSN, via the coding sequence ATGTCCGTTACGGAATCGAGCGTGCTCGTCGACGTTGCCGATCGGCTCTTCGAGGCGATCGCCAACAGCGACATCGTCACGGTGAAGCAGCTGTTCAGCGATGAGGTACTGGTCTGGCATTCGGGCGACACCCGAGACAGCGCGAAAGATCGGGCGGCGCGGATCATCGACTGGTTCATCAATGCGACGACCTCCCGCCGCTACGAGGTACTCGATCGCCAGTTCTTCGACGGCGGTTTCGTACAGCAGCACATCCTGCATGCCGACAGCCGCAACGGGACATCGATCCATATGCGTGTCTGCATCGTCATCAAAGTGGGTACCGCCGGACTGATCACCCGCATCGACGAGTACTTCGACCCGGCGGAAATGGCCCCACTGCTCGATACGTCCAACTGA
- a CDS encoding class I SAM-dependent methyltransferase translates to MDSTPTFSRFDDAYKTRTAPWVIGEPQPAIVGVERAGLIRGAVLDAGCGTGEHTILLTRLGYDVLGVDAAPTAIEQARENAAAKGVDAHFEVADAMNLGDEPRYDTIVDSALFHIFDDTDRVRYVAGLHAVCRPGAVVHVLALSDKGRGFGPEVSEAVVREAFRDGWTLEALDETTYRGVVQEPHVEAIGRPVGTVVDEPAWLARIRRL, encoded by the coding sequence ATGGATTCCACCCCAACCTTCTCCCGATTCGACGATGCCTACAAGACCCGAACCGCGCCGTGGGTGATCGGCGAACCTCAGCCGGCGATCGTCGGCGTCGAACGGGCCGGTCTCATCCGCGGTGCCGTACTCGACGCCGGCTGCGGGACCGGCGAGCACACGATCCTGCTCACCCGCCTCGGGTACGACGTGCTCGGCGTCGACGCCGCCCCGACGGCGATCGAGCAGGCCCGCGAGAACGCGGCCGCCAAAGGCGTCGACGCCCACTTCGAGGTCGCCGACGCGATGAACCTCGGCGACGAGCCGCGCTACGACACGATTGTCGACAGCGCGCTGTTCCACATATTCGACGACACGGACCGCGTCCGATACGTCGCCGGTCTGCACGCCGTGTGCAGGCCGGGCGCGGTGGTGCACGTGCTGGCGCTGTCCGACAAGGGCCGCGGATTCGGCCCCGAGGTCAGTGAGGCGGTGGTTCGCGAGGCGTTCCGAGACGGCTGGACGCTGGAGGCGCTGGACGAGACCACCTATCGCGGCGTGGTCCAGGAACCGCATGTCGAGGCGATCGGTCGGCCGGTCGGGACCGTGGTCGACGAACCGGCCTGGCTGGCCCGCATCCGCCGCCTCTGA
- a CDS encoding DUF6285 domain-containing protein, whose translation MSGLYGRPTAAELVGAVADFLDNDVRGAVGPPVNFHARVAANVLRIVERELLDGSADDVAAALNGLGYADETELAMAIRAGDLDDRCDELLAGLRTIVRRRLDVNHPGYAE comes from the coding sequence ATGAGCGGGCTGTACGGCCGACCGACCGCGGCCGAACTGGTCGGGGCGGTCGCTGATTTCCTTGACAACGATGTGCGCGGCGCCGTCGGGCCGCCGGTCAACTTCCACGCCCGCGTCGCCGCCAATGTATTGCGCATCGTGGAGCGCGAACTGCTAGACGGGTCCGCCGATGACGTCGCCGCTGCACTCAACGGGCTGGGCTACGCGGACGAAACCGAGCTCGCGATGGCGATCCGCGCCGGCGACCTCGACGACCGGTGCGACGAACTGCTGGCCGGTCTGCGCACGATCGTGCGACGACGCCTCGACGTCAACCACCCCGGCTATGCCGAGTGA
- a CDS encoding phosphotransferase family protein, whose protein sequence is MKDQLEAVLRTELGDGVVVENLRALTGGASRTTWAFDAVTDERRPLILRTGPPDDVHASMELEAAVQKRAAKAGAPVPQIVTADNSPAALGNPYLICNAIAGETIVRRIYRTLDDAGRDRLLHQCAQALAAVHRADTDVPGLDGFDDLAEWRDRLDEMKDTTATFEWAFRWLAANRPAPTRQVLVHGDFRMGNLIVDENGLAAVLDWELVHTGEVYEDLAWFCIRAWRFGAPEDMGAGGLGSVESFLSAYEAAAGTELDRDVFRWWLTVATLRWGVICRFQAERHLSGLNRSVELAAIGRRVAETEWDVLDLLTGGGPK, encoded by the coding sequence GTGAAGGATCAGCTCGAGGCCGTGCTCCGCACGGAACTGGGCGACGGCGTGGTCGTCGAGAACCTGCGCGCCCTCACGGGCGGGGCGAGCAGGACGACGTGGGCATTCGACGCGGTCACCGATGAGCGGCGGCCGTTGATCCTGCGCACCGGGCCGCCCGACGACGTGCACGCAAGCATGGAGCTGGAGGCCGCTGTGCAGAAGCGTGCAGCCAAAGCCGGCGCCCCTGTCCCCCAGATCGTGACCGCCGATAATTCCCCTGCCGCACTGGGCAACCCGTATCTGATCTGCAACGCGATCGCCGGCGAGACGATCGTCAGGCGGATCTATCGCACCCTCGACGACGCGGGCCGGGACCGGCTGTTGCATCAGTGCGCCCAGGCGCTGGCGGCCGTCCACCGGGCAGACACCGATGTGCCCGGACTCGACGGGTTCGACGACCTTGCCGAGTGGCGGGACCGGCTCGACGAAATGAAGGACACCACAGCAACGTTCGAGTGGGCGTTCCGCTGGCTGGCCGCGAATCGTCCTGCGCCCACCCGGCAGGTGCTCGTGCACGGCGACTTCCGAATGGGCAATCTGATCGTCGACGAGAACGGGTTGGCGGCGGTGCTGGACTGGGAGCTGGTTCATACCGGCGAGGTGTACGAGGACCTGGCGTGGTTCTGCATCCGCGCCTGGCGCTTCGGTGCGCCCGAAGACATGGGCGCGGGTGGTCTCGGCAGCGTCGAGAGTTTCCTGTCGGCCTACGAAGCCGCCGCGGGAACCGAGCTGGATCGCGACGTGTTCCGCTGGTGGCTCACCGTCGCGACCCTGCGCTGGGGAGTCATCTGCCGATTCCAGGCCGAACGGCATCTATCGGGCCTGAACCGGTCGGTCGAATTGGCGGCGATCGGTCGCCGCGTCGCCGAAACCGAATGGGACGTGCTGGATCTGCTCACGGGAGGTGGTCCGAAATGA
- a CDS encoding acyl-CoA dehydrogenase family protein: MDFALPEHLPGLLAEMDAFIETEIKPLERENMQYFDHRREYARTDWENGGIPRREWEDLLGEMRRRADAAGWLRYGLPSQFGGRDGSNIDMAVIREHLAHKGLGLHNDLQDESSIVGNFPQVIMMDRFGTDAQKDEWINAMLTGERSMAFGLTEPNHGSDATWLETTAIPEGDEWVINGAKRFNTGVHRATHDLVFARTSGEPGQARGITAFLVPTDTPGFTVPYYWWTFNMPTDHGEVELKDVRVPIDAVLGEVDRGLEVGQTFLHENRIRQAASSLGAAQHCIDRAVAYAGERIVFGKPLSVNQAVQWPLVELHTEAQMVRLLVRYAASELDRNHHMEVSDKVSMANYRANRLVCDAADRAMQVLGGIGYSRHEPMEHIYRHHRRYRITEGAEEIQMRRVAQRLFGFGRK; this comes from the coding sequence GTGGATTTCGCCCTCCCGGAGCATCTTCCGGGCCTGCTCGCCGAGATGGATGCGTTCATCGAAACCGAGATCAAGCCGCTGGAACGCGAGAACATGCAGTATTTCGACCATCGCCGGGAGTACGCTCGCACCGACTGGGAGAACGGCGGCATCCCGCGCCGGGAATGGGAGGACCTGCTCGGCGAGATGCGCAGGCGTGCCGATGCGGCCGGTTGGCTGCGTTACGGCCTGCCGTCGCAGTTCGGCGGCCGCGACGGCTCCAACATCGACATGGCTGTCATCCGGGAACACCTGGCGCACAAGGGACTCGGTCTGCACAACGATCTGCAGGACGAATCGTCTATCGTCGGGAACTTCCCGCAGGTCATCATGATGGACCGGTTCGGCACCGACGCGCAGAAGGACGAGTGGATCAACGCCATGTTGACCGGAGAGCGGTCGATGGCGTTCGGGCTGACCGAGCCCAACCACGGGTCGGATGCCACTTGGCTGGAAACCACCGCGATACCGGAAGGTGACGAGTGGGTCATCAACGGCGCCAAGCGGTTCAACACCGGTGTGCACCGCGCCACCCACGACCTCGTCTTCGCCCGTACGTCCGGTGAGCCGGGCCAGGCTCGCGGCATCACCGCGTTCCTGGTCCCGACCGATACGCCGGGCTTCACGGTGCCGTACTACTGGTGGACCTTCAACATGCCGACCGACCACGGCGAGGTCGAGCTCAAGGACGTTCGAGTGCCTATCGATGCGGTGCTCGGTGAAGTGGACCGTGGCTTGGAGGTCGGCCAGACGTTCCTGCACGAGAACAGGATTCGGCAGGCCGCCAGCAGCCTTGGCGCCGCGCAGCACTGTATCGACCGCGCGGTCGCCTACGCGGGCGAGCGCATTGTGTTCGGCAAGCCGCTGTCGGTGAACCAGGCTGTGCAGTGGCCGCTCGTCGAATTGCACACCGAGGCCCAGATGGTGCGGCTATTGGTGAGGTACGCGGCCTCCGAGTTGGACCGCAACCACCACATGGAGGTCTCCGACAAGGTGTCGATGGCCAACTATCGCGCCAACCGGCTCGTGTGCGATGCGGCCGATCGGGCGATGCAGGTGTTGGGCGGCATCGGCTACAGCCGTCACGAGCCGATGGAGCACATCTACCGTCATCACCGCCGGTACCGAATCACCGAGGGCGCCGAGGAGATCCAGATGCGACGGGTGGCGCAGCGGCTCTTCGGATTCGGGCGCAAGTGA
- a CDS encoding TetR/AcrR family transcriptional regulator gives MPAETLSAKGRQTREAIEQAARKLFAERGFHGTTLGDITSAAGKSPAAFYRYFADKEDLLAVLAESFLHEVVAPSGLSVELPESPDDDTFFRTVVTGYWNMFKQNIGIMIAVAQLAATQPRFAAVQNEFRRFGIDIVAASVRRAQEQGHGADLHPEHTAAAIALLFENFTTVFVGTSGLGLEMSDEDAIATLSRIWKKTLYGF, from the coding sequence GTGCCAGCCGAAACCCTCAGTGCCAAGGGTCGCCAGACCAGGGAGGCTATCGAGCAGGCCGCCCGGAAACTCTTCGCCGAGCGCGGGTTTCACGGCACCACCCTTGGTGACATCACGTCGGCGGCCGGCAAATCACCGGCGGCGTTCTATCGCTACTTCGCCGACAAGGAAGATCTGCTGGCCGTCCTCGCTGAGTCCTTCCTGCACGAGGTGGTCGCGCCGTCCGGCCTGAGCGTCGAGCTGCCGGAATCCCCGGACGACGATACGTTCTTTCGCACCGTGGTCACCGGCTACTGGAACATGTTCAAGCAGAACATCGGGATCATGATCGCGGTCGCCCAACTCGCGGCCACGCAGCCCCGCTTCGCCGCGGTGCAGAACGAATTCCGCCGTTTCGGCATCGACATCGTCGCCGCTTCAGTGCGCCGTGCCCAGGAACAGGGCCACGGTGCCGATCTGCATCCCGAGCACACCGCCGCGGCGATCGCGTTGCTCTTCGAGAACTTCACCACTGTTTTCGTCGGCACATCCGGTCTCGGGCTCGAGATGAGTGACGAGGACGCAATCGCCACGCTGTCGAGGATTTGGAAGAAGACGCTGTACGGGTTCTAG
- a CDS encoding hydroxymethylglutaryl-CoA lyase, with the protein MSVLPTHVDIRDVSLRDGLQIEDPIPLSAKLELLAAVAATGVREMEATAFVSPSKVPALADAAELAAELHNFGDIEFSALVASPNGAKRAIASGLRSIEYVVSAADGHSQANVGRTTAEATAQIPEIVAISHDSGVTVEVIIATAWDCPFDGPTPPQRVLDIVTAARDHGADRLAIADTIGTTTPRRVSALVAQVRPLIGDIPLGAHFHNTRGAGLASAYAAVEAGVTRLDASVGGLGGCPFAPGASGNIATEDLVYLLRDSEIDVDVDLEGAIAAARVAQKVVGHDLPSSLLRAGDRILGD; encoded by the coding sequence ATGAGTGTGCTTCCGACGCATGTCGACATTCGCGACGTCTCACTGCGCGACGGACTACAGATCGAGGATCCGATTCCGTTGTCGGCCAAACTCGAACTGCTCGCGGCCGTCGCCGCCACCGGCGTGCGGGAGATGGAGGCGACGGCGTTCGTCTCGCCATCGAAGGTGCCCGCGCTGGCCGACGCGGCCGAACTCGCCGCCGAGCTGCACAACTTCGGAGACATCGAGTTCTCGGCGCTGGTGGCCAGTCCCAACGGCGCCAAGCGCGCGATCGCGTCGGGTTTGCGGTCGATCGAGTACGTGGTGTCGGCCGCCGACGGCCACAGCCAAGCGAACGTAGGTCGCACCACGGCGGAAGCCACCGCGCAGATTCCCGAGATCGTCGCGATCTCCCACGACAGCGGCGTCACCGTCGAGGTCATCATCGCCACGGCGTGGGACTGCCCCTTCGACGGCCCGACACCACCGCAACGCGTGCTGGACATCGTGACCGCCGCCCGCGACCACGGCGCCGATCGCCTCGCGATCGCCGACACCATCGGCACCACCACCCCGCGCCGGGTCAGCGCTCTGGTGGCGCAGGTTCGTCCCCTGATCGGTGACATCCCGCTGGGGGCGCATTTCCACAACACCCGCGGTGCCGGACTGGCCAGCGCCTACGCCGCAGTCGAGGCCGGTGTCACCCGGCTGGACGCGTCAGTCGGCGGGCTCGGCGGCTGTCCGTTCGCGCCGGGCGCCAGCGGCAACATCGCCACCGAAGACCTGGTTTATCTGTTACGGGACAGCGAGATTGACGTCGACGTCGACCTGGAGGGCGCCATCGCCGCCGCCCGCGTCGCTCAGAAAGTCGTCGGGCACGACCTACCGAGCTCGCTGCTGCGTGCCGGCGACCGGATTCTCGGCGACTGA
- a CDS encoding CaiB/BaiF CoA transferase family protein, whose product MTVTGPLDGIRVIEVGTLISGPFAGRLLGDMGAEVIKIEPPGAPDPLRTWGQAELEGHHFFWTVHARNKKAVTLNLRKDAGRELFLDLVERSDIIVENFRPGTLEKWNLGYVVLRERNQGIILVRVSGYGQTGPEAHKAGYASVAEAASGLRHMNGFPGGPPPRLALSLGDSLAGMFAAQGALAALYRRSVTGKGQVVDAALTESCLAVQESTIPDYDVGGVVRGPSGTRLEGIAPSNIYPTADGSWVVIAANQDTVFRRLCAAMGQPELATDDRFATHVARGRNQDELDKIIGDWAAARQPADIIATLSEAGVISGPINTVAEVVEDPQLQARGMIADHWDERIGRNIKGPGVIPVLSDTPGTIRNAGSARPGQHNDEVYGGLLGRSDAEIMQLAEEGVL is encoded by the coding sequence ATGACGGTCACCGGCCCGCTCGACGGCATCCGCGTTATCGAGGTCGGCACGCTGATCTCCGGACCGTTCGCCGGACGGCTGCTCGGTGACATGGGCGCCGAGGTCATCAAGATCGAGCCGCCTGGGGCCCCTGATCCGTTGCGCACCTGGGGGCAGGCCGAACTCGAGGGTCACCATTTCTTCTGGACGGTGCACGCGCGCAACAAGAAGGCCGTCACGCTGAACCTGCGCAAGGATGCCGGACGCGAACTGTTCCTGGACCTCGTCGAGCGCTCCGACATCATCGTGGAGAACTTCCGGCCCGGCACGCTGGAGAAGTGGAACCTCGGCTACGTCGTGCTGCGTGAACGCAATCAGGGCATCATCCTGGTACGGGTCTCCGGATACGGGCAGACCGGACCCGAGGCGCACAAGGCGGGTTACGCGTCGGTCGCCGAGGCGGCCAGTGGCCTGCGGCACATGAACGGGTTCCCCGGCGGTCCGCCCCCGCGACTCGCCCTTTCGCTCGGCGACAGCCTGGCCGGGATGTTCGCCGCCCAGGGCGCACTGGCCGCGCTGTATCGACGCTCGGTCACCGGCAAGGGACAGGTCGTCGACGCCGCGCTCACCGAATCCTGTTTGGCCGTTCAGGAATCCACCATTCCGGACTACGACGTGGGCGGTGTGGTTCGGGGACCCTCCGGTACCCGACTGGAGGGTATCGCCCCGTCGAACATCTACCCGACCGCCGACGGCAGCTGGGTCGTCATCGCCGCCAACCAGGACACCGTGTTCCGTCGGCTGTGCGCCGCAATGGGACAACCAGAGCTCGCCACCGACGATCGATTCGCCACTCACGTTGCCCGGGGCCGCAATCAGGATGAACTCGACAAGATCATCGGCGACTGGGCGGCCGCCAGACAACCTGCCGACATCATCGCGACCCTTTCGGAAGCCGGGGTGATCAGCGGACCCATCAACACCGTCGCCGAGGTCGTCGAGGATCCACAGCTGCAGGCCCGCGGGATGATCGCCGACCACTGGGACGAACGCATCGGGCGAAACATCAAGGGTCCCGGCGTGATACCGGTGCTCTCGGATACACCGGGCACGATTCGCAACGCCGGCTCCGCCCGGCCCGGCCAGCACAATGACGAGGTCTACGGTGGTCTGCTGGGCCGAAGCGATGCCGAGATCATGCAGCTGGCAGAGGAGGGCGTGTTATGA
- a CDS encoding alpha/beta hydrolase family protein: MTTAVKYEYDRIPYLVAYQNNSGVRDVYGGVAELVILESHLLRPKDKPSDTVLVFMHPIGGGAYLPMMNALARAGHHVIYCNSRFRGTDSALLMEKVVEDLGECIEDAKNRLGYSKVVLAGWSGGGSLSVFYQQQAQNPTVTASPSGDGPDLTKLGLIPADGIMLLAAHVSRHGTMTEWLDASILDESDPSKRDPELDLYNPDNPNQPPYTAEFLERYRAAQIARNRRITKWVKGKLAELKAQGRPEDEFAFVVHGTMADPRWLDPTVDPNERTPGQCYLGDPQVVNNSPVGLARFCTLRSWLSQWSYDDANGDAVKCGPDIAVPALVIGNMADDACTPSHTQRLFTAIGHSDKEMYEIPGANHYYSGPDQRGTLREAVGICTDWLHRHEFST, encoded by the coding sequence ATGACCACCGCGGTGAAGTACGAGTACGACCGAATCCCCTATCTGGTCGCTTACCAGAACAATTCGGGCGTCCGCGACGTCTACGGCGGCGTCGCCGAGCTCGTCATCCTCGAAAGCCATCTGCTGCGTCCGAAGGACAAGCCCTCAGACACCGTATTGGTGTTCATGCATCCCATCGGCGGGGGCGCGTACCTGCCGATGATGAACGCGCTCGCCCGCGCGGGGCACCACGTCATCTACTGCAACAGCCGCTTTCGCGGTACCGACTCCGCGCTGCTGATGGAGAAGGTGGTCGAGGACCTGGGCGAGTGCATCGAGGACGCCAAGAACCGGCTGGGCTACTCGAAGGTGGTCCTCGCCGGGTGGAGCGGCGGCGGATCGCTGTCGGTGTTCTACCAGCAGCAGGCGCAGAACCCGACCGTGACGGCCAGCCCCTCCGGTGACGGCCCCGACCTCACCAAGCTCGGCCTGATCCCGGCCGACGGCATCATGCTGCTGGCCGCGCACGTCAGCCGCCACGGCACGATGACCGAATGGCTGGACGCGTCGATCCTCGACGAGTCCGACCCGTCCAAGCGCGACCCCGAGTTGGACCTGTACAACCCCGACAACCCTAACCAGCCGCCCTACACCGCGGAGTTCCTCGAGCGCTACCGGGCCGCCCAGATCGCACGCAATCGCCGAATCACCAAGTGGGTCAAGGGCAAACTGGCCGAGTTGAAGGCGCAGGGCCGTCCCGAGGACGAGTTCGCGTTCGTCGTGCACGGCACCATGGCTGACCCGCGGTGGCTCGACCCCACGGTGGATCCGAACGAACGCACCCCCGGACAGTGCTATCTGGGCGATCCTCAGGTGGTGAACAACAGTCCCGTCGGATTGGCCCGGTTCTGCACACTGCGCAGCTGGCTCTCGCAATGGAGCTACGACGACGCCAACGGTGATGCGGTCAAGTGCGGGCCCGACATCGCGGTGCCCGCGCTGGTCATCGGCAACATGGCCGATGACGCCTGCACACCCAGCCACACACAGCGTCTGTTCACCGCGATCGGGCATTCTGACAAGGAGATGTACGAGATCCCCGGCGCGAACCACTACTACTCCGGACCCGATCAGCGCGGCACGCTGCGCGAGGCGGTCGGAATCTGCACCGACTGGCTACACAGGCACGAGTTCTCGACATGA